Proteins from one Gibbsiella quercinecans genomic window:
- the pckA gene encoding phosphoenolpyruvate carboxykinase (ATP), with protein MRAKGITHQDLAVYGIHNAGEIIYNPGYELLFTEETDPSLEGLERGIETKLGAIAVDTGRFTGRTPKDKYIVRDDTTRDTVWWADQGKGKNDNKPLSQETWTDLKQLVGEQLSGKRLFVVDAFCGANPDSRLKVRFITEVAWQAHFVKNMFIRPAEEELLDFEPDFVVMNGAKCTNPNWQQQGLNSENFIAFNLTERMQLIGGTWYGGEMKKGMFSIMNYLLPLKGIASMHCSANVGEKGDVAVFFGLSGTGKTTLSTDPKRKLIGDDEHGWDDDGVFNFEGGCYAKTINLSEEAEPDIFHAIKRDALLENVTVLADGSVDFNDGSKTENTRVSYPIYHIHNIVKPVSKAGHATKVIFLTADAFGVLPPVSRLTPDQTQYHFLSGFTAKLAGTEQGVTEPTPTFSACFGAAFLSLHPTRYAEVLVKRMQAAGAQAYLVNTGWNGTGKRISIKNTRAIIDAILSGEIDEAGTQTLPIFNLTIPTALPGVNTEILDPRATYASAAQWEEKAKDLAQRFTTNFDKYTDTPAGEALLSAGPKL; from the coding sequence ATGCGTGCTAAAGGTATAACCCACCAGGATCTTGCTGTTTACGGGATCCATAACGCCGGCGAGATTATCTACAATCCGGGTTATGAATTGCTGTTTACGGAAGAAACCGATCCTTCGCTGGAAGGGCTGGAACGTGGCATAGAAACCAAGCTGGGCGCAATCGCCGTTGATACCGGGCGTTTCACCGGCCGAACGCCCAAAGACAAATACATCGTGCGTGACGATACCACCCGCGATACCGTCTGGTGGGCCGATCAGGGCAAAGGTAAAAACGACAACAAACCGCTTAGCCAGGAAACCTGGACGGATCTGAAACAGCTGGTAGGCGAACAGCTCTCCGGCAAACGCCTGTTCGTGGTTGATGCATTTTGCGGCGCCAACCCTGATTCGCGCCTGAAAGTGCGCTTTATTACCGAAGTGGCCTGGCAGGCGCACTTTGTGAAAAACATGTTTATCCGCCCTGCCGAAGAAGAGCTGCTGGATTTTGAGCCGGATTTCGTGGTGATGAACGGCGCCAAATGCACCAACCCGAACTGGCAGCAGCAGGGGTTGAACTCCGAGAACTTTATCGCCTTTAACCTGACCGAGCGCATGCAGCTGATCGGCGGCACCTGGTACGGCGGCGAAATGAAAAAAGGCATGTTCTCGATCATGAACTACCTGCTGCCGCTGAAAGGCATCGCCTCTATGCACTGCTCGGCCAACGTTGGCGAAAAGGGTGACGTGGCGGTGTTCTTCGGCCTGTCCGGCACCGGCAAAACCACGCTGTCGACCGATCCCAAGCGCAAGCTGATTGGCGATGACGAACACGGCTGGGACGACGACGGCGTGTTCAACTTTGAAGGCGGCTGCTACGCGAAGACCATCAACCTGTCGGAAGAGGCCGAGCCGGATATCTTCCATGCCATTAAACGCGATGCGCTGCTGGAAAACGTCACCGTGCTGGCCGATGGCTCCGTCGATTTCAACGACGGTTCAAAAACCGAAAACACCCGCGTGTCCTACCCGATTTACCATATCCACAACATCGTCAAGCCGGTATCCAAGGCGGGCCATGCCACCAAAGTGATTTTCCTGACGGCCGATGCCTTCGGCGTGCTGCCGCCGGTTTCACGCCTGACGCCGGATCAGACCCAGTACCACTTCCTCTCTGGGTTTACCGCCAAGCTGGCCGGCACGGAACAAGGCGTTACCGAACCCACGCCAACCTTCTCCGCCTGTTTTGGCGCCGCCTTCCTGTCGTTGCACCCCACACGCTATGCCGAAGTGCTGGTGAAGCGTATGCAGGCCGCCGGCGCCCAGGCTTACCTGGTGAATACCGGCTGGAACGGAACCGGCAAACGGATCTCCATCAAGAATACCCGCGCCATTATCGATGCCATTCTCAGCGGCGAAATCGATGAGGCCGGCACCCAAACGCTGCCGATCTTCAACCTGACCATCCCGACCGCGCTACCGGGCGTGAACACGGAGATTCTGGATCCGCGCGCCACTTACGCCAGCGCCGCGCAATGGGAAGAAAAGGCCAAAGACCTGGCACAGCGCTTCACCACCAACTTTGACAAGTACACCGATACGCCAGCGGGCGAAGCGCTGCTCAGCGCAGGGCCGAAGCTCTAG
- the hslO gene encoding Hsp33 family molecular chaperone HslO: MSNHDQLHRYLFENYAVRGELVTISETYQHILAGHDYPAPVQKLLGEMLVATSLLTATLKFDGDITVQLQGDGPLKLAVINGNNQQQMRGVARMQAEIAPDSTLHQMVGNGVMVITITPSEGERYQGIVGLEGETLAECLESYFRQSEQLPTRLFIRTGEAAGTPAAAGMLLQVLPAQDGNNTDDFDHLAQLTTTIKNEELFGLPANEVLYRLYHQEEVTLYEPQAITFHCSCSRQRCEDALLTLPPEEVASMLEQDGNIDMHCDYCGNHYVFDAVDVAALHNNGSSADSHLH, from the coding sequence ATGTCTAACCATGACCAATTGCACCGCTACCTGTTTGAAAACTATGCGGTGCGTGGCGAGCTGGTGACTATCAGCGAAACCTATCAACATATTCTGGCCGGCCATGACTACCCGGCCCCGGTGCAAAAGCTGCTGGGCGAGATGCTGGTTGCCACCAGCCTGCTGACTGCCACCCTGAAGTTCGACGGTGACATCACCGTGCAGTTGCAGGGTGACGGCCCGTTAAAGCTGGCGGTGATCAACGGCAACAACCAGCAGCAGATGCGCGGTGTAGCGCGCATGCAGGCAGAGATCGCGCCGGACAGCACGCTGCACCAAATGGTTGGCAACGGTGTGATGGTGATTACCATTACCCCATCCGAAGGCGAGCGCTATCAGGGCATCGTCGGCCTGGAAGGCGAAACCCTGGCTGAATGTCTGGAAAGCTATTTCCGCCAATCGGAACAGCTGCCGACCCGCTTGTTCATCCGTACCGGCGAAGCGGCAGGCACCCCAGCGGCGGCGGGTATGTTGTTGCAGGTGTTGCCGGCGCAGGATGGCAACAATACCGATGATTTCGATCATTTGGCGCAGTTGACCACCACCATCAAGAACGAAGAGCTGTTCGGCCTGCCGGCCAACGAAGTGCTGTATCGCCTGTACCACCAGGAAGAGGTTACTCTGTATGAACCGCAGGCGATCACCTTCCACTGTTCCTGCTCGCGCCAGCGCTGCGAGGATGCGCTGCTGACGCTGCCGCCCGAAGAGGTAGCCTCGATGCTCGAGCAGGACGGCAACATTGATATGCATTGCGATTACTGCGGCAACCACTATGTGTTCGATGCCGTTGACGTCGCTGCGCTGCATAACAACGGCAGCAGCGCCGATAGCCATTTGCACTGA
- the hslR gene encoding ribosome-associated heat shock protein Hsp15 — MKTKTTADDAVRLDKWLWAARFYKTRALARDMIDGGKVHYNGQRGKPSKTVEPNAEIKLRQGNEERTVIVLAVSGQRRGANEAQQMYQETAASIANREKMALARKMNALTMPHPDRRPDKKERRDLIKFKFGESD; from the coding sequence ATGAAAACAAAAACTACCGCGGATGACGCAGTCCGGTTGGACAAATGGCTGTGGGCAGCCCGTTTTTATAAAACCCGCGCGCTGGCGCGCGACATGATCGACGGCGGCAAAGTGCATTACAACGGGCAGCGCGGCAAGCCGAGCAAAACCGTTGAGCCCAATGCCGAGATCAAACTGCGCCAGGGCAATGAAGAACGCACGGTGATCGTGCTGGCCGTCAGTGGCCAGCGGCGCGGTGCCAACGAAGCACAGCAGATGTACCAGGAAACGGCAGCCAGCATCGCCAACCGTGAAAAAATGGCGCTCGCGCGCAAAATGAATGCGCTAACCATGCCGCACCCCGACCGGCGGCCGGATAAAAAAGAGCGCCGCGATCTGATTAAGTTTAAATTCGGCGAGTCGGATTAA
- the yrfG gene encoding GMP/IMP nucleotidase — translation MSPEFDWSTIDTVLLDMDGTLLDLAFDSHFWLQQVPQALSQQRAIPFEKACKIIHDEYLAVQHTMNWYCFDYWSERLGLDIYRMTSEAGSLARLREDTRPFLQALRRSGRRTILLTNAHPHSLQVKITHTGLDQHLDLLLSTHTFGYPKEDQRLWRAVQQHTGFDPQRTLFVDDGEPILDAARAFGIRYCLGVQNPDSSTGEKTFQRYPAMRDYRTLIPALETEGR, via the coding sequence ATGTCCCCTGAATTTGACTGGAGCACCATTGACACAGTCCTGCTGGATATGGACGGCACCCTGCTCGATCTGGCCTTCGACAGCCACTTCTGGCTGCAGCAGGTACCGCAGGCGCTGAGCCAACAACGGGCGATCCCGTTCGAGAAGGCCTGCAAAATCATCCATGACGAGTATCTGGCGGTGCAGCACACCATGAACTGGTACTGTTTCGATTACTGGAGCGAGCGGCTGGGGTTGGATATCTACCGCATGACCAGTGAAGCCGGCAGCCTTGCGCGGTTGCGCGAAGACACCCGCCCGTTCCTACAGGCGCTGCGCCGCAGCGGCCGGCGCACTATCCTGCTGACCAATGCCCACCCGCATAGCCTGCAGGTGAAAATTACGCACACCGGGTTGGATCAGCACCTTGATTTATTGCTTTCTACCCACACATTTGGTTATCCGAAAGAAGATCAGCGTCTGTGGCGGGCAGTGCAGCAACACACCGGTTTTGACCCTCAGCGCACGCTGTTTGTTGACGATGGGGAGCCTATTCTCGACGCCGCACGGGCTTTTGGCATCCGCTACTGCCTGGGCGTGCAAAACCCAGACTCCAGTACGGGGGAGAAAACCTTTCAGCGCTACCCGGCAATGCGTGATTACCGCACGCTGATACCGGCGCTGGAAACGGAGGGCCGATGA
- a CDS encoding intracellular growth attenuator family protein, with amino-acid sequence MSTIVLILAVVLVCLIATGLYYWYKARSQPLLAHALPFIKPTHRKMTADERAAVEHYLNLQNRLGGNNLLPGALGLPAAKLALTPQSENVYPVTHAITRYGLASDEPNKWRYYLDTEEVHLPPFWEPYISADNHVEVIKTQTLPLVISLNGHSLLDHIHDRPPAPVLAAKPARNASIRKEESEHVELVNIRKETPEEHQLNRPNGIKEAGIISAALLLLFFSLISPVLVIPWMIFVAVLMIIWGGWNLFRRPTENELKEIHSLRGTPKRWGLFGEPNQGQLSNISLGIIDLIYPPHWQQYVNRDLGHTTDVDIYLNRQVVRQGRYLSLHDEVKNFPLQQWGRNAVLTASSALILLLLLTYIPLSLPLKLSMAWLQGAQKVEASTVQMLEATPLHIGDTLKIQGSGMCYVPPQAGREGNANFMPFDCSGIYWNNADPLPQPESEVIDKAAALLATVNTQLHPSGAEQKLNPQLASAIEKSGMFLLDDFSDIVLKTQDLCSGENDCIRLKNALINLGNAKNWDSLVKRANSGSLQGVNVLLRPVSAESLESLAKAAAASFIYHETRQAAAALNSPPPGGFLITSDEGKQLVNHPTPPVPLNEYNALDQWNELQRLASMLLHTPFQAQGVITNISVDANGTRHIALHSEPDMITLWRYLGTSLLLLSVVVIAGYNAWRLLQRRRMNRHRIADIQRYYDNCFNQPLVPTTPAR; translated from the coding sequence ATGAGCACAATAGTGTTGATATTGGCCGTAGTGCTTGTCTGCCTAATTGCCACCGGGCTGTACTACTGGTACAAGGCCCGCAGCCAGCCGCTTCTTGCGCACGCCTTGCCGTTTATCAAACCCACTCACCGCAAAATGACCGCCGACGAGCGGGCCGCCGTTGAGCATTACCTTAATCTGCAGAACCGCTTGGGCGGCAATAATCTGTTGCCCGGCGCCCTGGGGTTACCCGCCGCTAAGCTGGCGCTAACGCCGCAGAGTGAAAACGTCTATCCCGTTACGCATGCCATCACCCGCTATGGGCTGGCCAGCGACGAGCCCAATAAGTGGCGTTATTACCTTGATACGGAAGAGGTGCACCTGCCGCCGTTCTGGGAACCCTACATCAGCGCAGACAACCATGTCGAAGTGATCAAAACCCAGACGCTGCCGCTGGTGATCTCGCTCAACGGCCACTCGCTGCTTGACCATATTCACGATCGCCCGCCGGCGCCGGTGTTGGCCGCCAAGCCTGCCCGTAACGCGTCGATCCGTAAAGAAGAAAGCGAACACGTCGAGCTGGTGAACATCCGCAAGGAAACACCGGAAGAACACCAGCTCAACCGCCCGAACGGCATCAAGGAAGCGGGTATTATCTCTGCCGCTTTGCTGCTGCTGTTTTTCAGCCTGATAAGCCCAGTGCTGGTGATCCCGTGGATGATTTTCGTCGCGGTGTTGATGATCATCTGGGGAGGCTGGAACCTGTTCCGGCGGCCAACGGAAAATGAGCTGAAAGAGATCCACAGCCTGCGCGGCACGCCAAAACGCTGGGGGCTGTTTGGCGAACCGAATCAGGGGCAGCTCAGCAATATCTCGCTCGGCATTATCGATCTGATCTATCCGCCGCACTGGCAACAGTATGTGAACCGCGATCTGGGCCATACCACCGACGTGGATATTTACCTTAACCGCCAAGTTGTGCGCCAGGGGCGTTATCTTTCCCTGCACGACGAGGTGAAAAACTTCCCTCTGCAACAATGGGGGCGCAACGCGGTGCTGACGGCCAGCTCGGCGCTGATCCTGCTGCTGCTGCTGACTTATATCCCGCTCAGCCTGCCACTGAAGCTCAGCATGGCCTGGCTGCAGGGCGCGCAAAAGGTGGAGGCTTCCACCGTACAGATGCTGGAAGCCACGCCGCTGCACATCGGCGATACGCTGAAGATTCAGGGCAGCGGCATGTGCTATGTGCCGCCGCAGGCGGGCAGAGAAGGCAACGCCAACTTTATGCCCTTCGACTGTTCGGGCATTTACTGGAATAACGCCGATCCACTGCCGCAGCCGGAATCTGAGGTGATCGACAAAGCCGCCGCACTGTTGGCGACGGTCAATACCCAGTTGCACCCTTCAGGGGCAGAACAAAAGCTCAACCCGCAGTTGGCCAGCGCCATTGAAAAATCCGGTATGTTCCTGCTGGATGATTTCTCCGATATCGTGCTGAAAACGCAGGATCTGTGCAGCGGAGAAAACGACTGCATCCGGCTTAAAAACGCGCTGATCAATTTGGGCAATGCCAAAAACTGGGACAGCCTGGTAAAACGCGCCAACTCCGGCAGCCTGCAAGGGGTTAACGTGCTGCTGCGCCCGGTCAGCGCGGAATCGCTGGAAAGCCTGGCCAAGGCGGCGGCGGCCTCGTTTATTTACCATGAAACCCGCCAGGCTGCCGCCGCGCTCAACAGCCCGCCGCCGGGCGGCTTCCTGATCACCAGCGACGAAGGCAAGCAGTTGGTGAATCACCCCACGCCGCCCGTGCCGTTGAACGAATATAACGCGCTCGACCAGTGGAACGAATTGCAGCGCCTGGCGAGCATGTTGCTGCATACCCCTTTCCAAGCGCAGGGGGTGATCACCAATATCAGCGTCGATGCCAATGGCACGCGCCATATTGCACTGCACAGCGAGCCCGACATGATTACGCTGTGGCGCTATCTCGGCACCAGCCTGCTGCTGCTGTCGGTAGTGGTGATCGCCGGTTACAACGCCTGGCGCTTGCTGCAGCGCCGGCGTATGAACCGCCACCGCATCGCCGATATCCAGCGTTATTACGATAACTGCTTCAACCAGCCGCTGGTGCCCACGACGCCAGCCCGGTAA
- the nudE gene encoding ADP compounds hydrolase NudE, translating into MDKHLQKPKILKVETVARSRLFNVESVDLEFSNGVRRVYERMRPSEREAVMIVPVIGDDLLLIWEYAVGTESYELGFPKGLIDPGEGVLEAANRELMEEVGFGAKRFDFLSKLTMAPSYFSSKMNIVLAHDLYPQSLEGDEPEPLPQVRWPIANMMALLAEPDFREARNVSALFLTEAFLRGAR; encoded by the coding sequence ATGGACAAACACCTGCAAAAACCAAAAATCCTAAAGGTAGAAACGGTTGCGCGTTCGCGTTTATTCAACGTTGAGTCGGTCGATCTGGAGTTCAGCAATGGTGTTCGCCGGGTGTATGAGCGCATGCGGCCTTCAGAACGCGAGGCCGTGATGATTGTGCCGGTTATCGGCGACGATTTGCTGCTGATCTGGGAATATGCGGTCGGCACCGAGTCTTATGAGCTGGGGTTCCCCAAGGGGCTGATCGATCCCGGTGAAGGGGTGCTGGAAGCTGCCAACCGTGAGTTGATGGAGGAGGTGGGTTTTGGCGCGAAGCGCTTTGACTTCCTGAGTAAACTGACCATGGCGCCGTCATATTTCTCGAGCAAGATGAATATCGTGCTGGCGCACGATCTCTATCCGCAAAGCCTGGAAGGCGATGAGCCGGAACCGTTGCCGCAAGTGCGCTGGCCGATCGCCAACATGATGGCGCTGCTGGCTGAGCCGGATTTCCGCGAGGCGCGTAACGTCAGCGCGCTGTTCCTGACGGAAGCCTTCCTGCGCGGCGCGCGCTGA
- the mrcA gene encoding peptidoglycan glycosyltransferase/peptidoglycan DD-transpeptidase MrcA gives MKFVKYFLILAVCCIVLGAASIFGLYKYVEPQLPDVATLKDVRLQIPMQVYSADGELIAQYGEKRRIPLQLAQVPPVMVHAFIATEDSRFYEHHGVDPVGIFRAASIALVSGHASQGASTITQQLARNFFLSPERTLMRKIKEAFLAVRIEQMLSKDEILELYLNKIYLGYRAYGVGAAAQVYFGKDVSQLTLSEMATIAGLPKAPSLYNPLYSHDRAVARRNVVLSRMLDEHYITQAQFDQARSEPLVANYHAPEISFSAPYLAEMVRQEMIKRYGENAYTDGYKVHTTITKKLQLAAQESVRNNVLNYDMRHGYRGPSNVLWKVGEAAWNQKQIVDSLKNLPNYGPLAPAVITDANAEQATAMLADGSSVALPMAGMRWARPYKSDNLQGPTPKRVTDVVQAGQQVWVRKVNEDWWLAQVPDVNSALVSINPNDGAIKALVGGFDFNQSKFNRVTQALRQVGSNIKPFLYTAAMDKGLTLASILNDLPITRWDAGAGTDWRPKNSPPTYDGPLRLRQGLGQSKNVMMVRAMRAMGIDYAAEYLQRFGFPAQNIVHSESLALGSASFTPLQVVRGYAVFANGGYLVDPYFITRIEDESGNAVFEAKPKIVCESCNLPVIYGDTHRSAVLSDDNVENVAVSQESNNSVPMPQLEQVTPAQLQQDGDQQYAPHVISTPLAFLMHDALNSNVFGEPGWMGTGWRAGRDLKRHDIGGKTGTTNSSKDAWFSGYGPETATSVWIGFDDHRRNLGRSSSSGAIEDQIAGGEGGAKSAQPAWDDFMKVALEGIPEQKVTPPPGIISVTIDKSSGKLSNGGGGSRSEYFIEGTQPTEYPTHDAGTTLTDPGGESHELF, from the coding sequence GTGAAGTTCGTAAAGTATTTTTTAATCCTTGCAGTGTGTTGCATCGTGCTGGGAGCAGCCTCGATTTTTGGCTTGTACAAATATGTCGAGCCACAGCTGCCCGACGTCGCAACGCTGAAAGATGTGCGGCTGCAAATCCCGATGCAGGTTTACAGCGCCGATGGCGAACTGATCGCCCAATATGGTGAAAAACGCCGTATTCCTCTACAGTTAGCGCAAGTTCCGCCGGTGATGGTGCACGCATTCATCGCCACCGAAGACAGCCGTTTCTATGAACACCACGGTGTCGATCCGGTGGGTATTTTCCGTGCGGCTTCGATCGCGTTGGTCTCTGGCCACGCATCGCAAGGGGCGAGCACCATAACCCAACAGTTGGCGAGAAACTTCTTCCTCAGCCCGGAACGCACGCTGATGCGTAAAATCAAGGAAGCCTTCCTGGCTGTGCGCATCGAACAGATGCTGTCCAAAGATGAAATTCTGGAACTGTATCTCAACAAGATTTATCTCGGTTACCGCGCCTATGGCGTTGGCGCTGCGGCACAGGTCTACTTCGGCAAAGACGTCAGCCAGTTAACGCTGAGCGAAATGGCGACCATTGCCGGCCTGCCAAAAGCCCCGTCGCTGTATAACCCGCTCTACTCCCACGATCGCGCCGTGGCCCGGCGTAATGTGGTGCTCTCGCGCATGCTGGACGAGCACTACATCACTCAGGCGCAGTTCGATCAGGCGCGCAGCGAGCCGCTGGTCGCCAACTACCACGCCCCGGAAATCAGCTTCTCTGCGCCATATCTTGCCGAAATGGTGCGCCAGGAGATGATCAAGCGCTATGGTGAAAACGCCTATACCGATGGGTACAAGGTTCACACCACCATCACCAAAAAGTTGCAGTTGGCGGCGCAAGAATCGGTGCGCAATAACGTATTGAACTACGATATGCGCCACGGCTACCGCGGCCCGTCCAACGTGCTGTGGAAGGTGGGTGAAGCGGCCTGGAACCAGAAGCAGATTGTTGATTCATTAAAGAATCTGCCTAACTATGGCCCACTGGCGCCCGCGGTGATCACCGATGCCAATGCCGAACAGGCCACCGCCATGCTGGCCGACGGCAGCAGCGTCGCCTTGCCGATGGCCGGTATGCGCTGGGCACGGCCGTACAAATCCGACAATCTGCAAGGCCCGACGCCAAAACGGGTGACCGATGTGGTACAGGCCGGCCAGCAAGTGTGGGTGCGCAAAGTGAACGAAGACTGGTGGCTGGCACAAGTGCCGGACGTCAACTCAGCGCTGGTGTCTATCAACCCGAACGACGGCGCCATTAAAGCGCTGGTGGGCGGTTTTGATTTCAACCAGAGCAAGTTCAACCGCGTGACCCAGGCGCTGCGCCAGGTGGGCTCCAATATCAAGCCGTTCCTGTACACCGCGGCAATGGATAAAGGGCTGACCCTGGCCTCTATCCTGAACGATCTGCCGATCACCCGTTGGGATGCCGGCGCCGGCACCGACTGGCGGCCGAAAAACTCACCGCCGACCTACGACGGCCCGCTGCGCCTGCGCCAGGGCCTGGGGCAATCCAAAAACGTGATGATGGTCCGCGCCATGCGCGCCATGGGCATCGATTATGCGGCGGAATACCTGCAGCGCTTTGGTTTCCCGGCGCAGAATATCGTGCACTCCGAATCGCTGGCGTTGGGCTCGGCCTCCTTCACCCCGCTACAAGTGGTGCGCGGTTATGCCGTGTTCGCCAACGGCGGCTACCTGGTTGATCCTTACTTTATCACCCGGATTGAAGACGAAAGCGGCAATGCGGTGTTTGAAGCCAAGCCCAAAATTGTCTGTGAAAGTTGCAACCTGCCGGTGATTTACGGCGATACCCACCGCTCTGCGGTGCTGTCCGACGACAACGTGGAAAACGTGGCGGTCTCGCAAGAGAGCAACAACAGCGTGCCCATGCCGCAGCTTGAACAGGTTACCCCGGCGCAACTGCAGCAGGATGGCGATCAGCAGTACGCGCCGCACGTGATCAGCACCCCGCTGGCATTCCTGATGCACGATGCGCTGAACAGCAACGTCTTCGGCGAGCCGGGTTGGATGGGGACGGGCTGGCGTGCTGGGCGCGATCTGAAGCGCCATGATATCGGCGGCAAGACCGGCACCACCAACAGTTCCAAAGACGCCTGGTTCTCTGGCTATGGCCCCGAAACGGCCACTTCTGTATGGATTGGTTTTGACGATCACCGGCGTAACCTGGGCCGTTCGTCATCGTCCGGCGCGATTGAAGATCAGATCGCCGGCGGTGAAGGCGGGGCGAAAAGCGCCCAGCCGGCATGGGATGACTTTATGAAAGTCGCGCTGGAAGGCATTCCGGAGCAGAAAGTTACGCCGCCGCCAGGCATTATCAGCGTCACCATCGACAAGAGCAGCGGCAAACTCTCTAACGGCGGCGGCGGCAGCCGTTCCGAGTACTTTATCGAAGGCACCCAGCCAACGGAGTACCCGACGCACGATGCCGGCACCACGCTGACCGATCCCGGCGGCGAAAGCCATGAGCTGTTCTAA
- the pilM gene encoding type IV pilus biogenesis protein PilM — translation MFFYHLGYMEGGEMRLSQVWQVGLDIQQNSVCALAALRRRGGWQLRHWWQQPLPQPVLRDGYLDHPQVLIAALRQWRVRLPKHISLRIALPAQRILQQAMPVPDARLREPMRHDYITAQGGKRFPLDREMLALDYRPAAAQATSLLLTAARQQELQQWLHCLQAAGLHPDVVDITPCALASVAAACGLAPEAGLLHHLEQAWLWVGPRSAPFTYGVLRASECHHAEQALAVVREHCPALGEKEVYYSSMLAEGLPEGAVSWSPFTAFAQLSPPLPALTGAFVLAAGLALREEDS, via the coding sequence ATGTTCTTTTATCATCTTGGCTACATGGAGGGCGGCGAAATGCGGTTGTCTCAAGTATGGCAGGTGGGGCTGGATATACAGCAAAACAGCGTGTGCGCCCTGGCGGCTTTGCGGCGGCGCGGTGGTTGGCAACTGCGCCACTGGTGGCAGCAACCGTTACCGCAGCCGGTGTTGCGCGATGGTTATCTCGACCATCCGCAGGTGCTTATCGCGGCGCTTCGGCAATGGCGGGTGCGGTTGCCAAAACATATTTCGTTACGCATTGCTTTGCCTGCCCAGCGCATTTTGCAGCAAGCCATGCCGGTGCCGGATGCGCGTCTGCGTGAGCCAATGCGCCATGACTATATTACCGCGCAAGGGGGCAAGCGTTTTCCGCTCGATCGCGAAATGCTCGCCCTGGATTATCGCCCGGCGGCGGCCCAGGCAACGTCACTCCTGCTGACGGCGGCACGCCAGCAGGAGTTGCAGCAGTGGTTGCATTGCCTGCAGGCGGCGGGGCTGCACCCTGATGTGGTGGATATTACGCCCTGTGCGCTCGCCAGCGTGGCGGCCGCCTGCGGGCTGGCCCCGGAGGCAGGTCTGCTGCATCACCTGGAACAGGCGTGGTTATGGGTGGGGCCGCGCAGTGCACCTTTTACCTATGGCGTGCTGCGGGCCAGCGAGTGCCATCACGCGGAGCAGGCGTTGGCGGTGGTGCGTGAGCACTGCCCCGCGCTTGGGGAAAAAGAGGTGTATTACAGCAGTATGTTGGCGGAAGGTCTGCCCGAAGGGGCGGTGTCCTGGTCGCCTTTTACCGCCTTTGCGCAGCTGTCGCCGCCGCTGCCGGCCCTTACCGGCGCATTTGTGTTGGCCGCCGGGCTGGCGCTGCGCGAGGAGGATAGCTGA
- a CDS encoding PilN domain-containing protein yields the protein MFRVNFLPWRARAQWQRYRFWRAVFAGQGVSALVAGIALFAFLHQQQVQQGKALALLAQHKSELVQRYQQVQQAMSRLAQQAARAAQLARNGEQNRRYLQLLQHCSTLAPTPLWLVALEGSPQGLVLRGMSHRYLAIAQFGHKLAALSLLQQQRLEEVVQRDDGPLSFTLKAQWSGNG from the coding sequence ATGTTTCGGGTGAACTTTCTGCCGTGGCGTGCGCGGGCGCAATGGCAGCGTTATCGTTTCTGGCGCGCGGTTTTTGCTGGCCAAGGGGTTTCGGCGCTGGTGGCCGGCATCGCATTATTTGCCTTTTTGCACCAGCAACAGGTGCAGCAGGGCAAGGCGCTGGCACTGTTGGCGCAGCATAAAAGCGAACTGGTGCAGCGCTATCAACAGGTTCAACAGGCTATGTCGCGCTTAGCGCAGCAGGCTGCTCGCGCGGCGCAGTTGGCGCGCAATGGCGAACAAAACCGGCGCTATCTGCAACTGCTGCAGCATTGTTCCACGCTGGCGCCCACACCGTTATGGCTGGTGGCGCTGGAAGGGAGCCCCCAGGGGCTGGTGCTGCGTGGCATGAGCCACCGCTATTTAGCCATTGCACAGTTTGGCCACAAATTAGCCGCTCTATCCTTGCTGCAACAGCAACGCCTGGAAGAGGTGGTGCAACGTGACGATGGGCCGCTGTCATTTACGCTGAAGGCGCAATGGAGCGGGAATGGATAA
- a CDS encoding DNA utilization family protein yields the protein MINRLGLGLLMALWAWPAVAANVRNPFQPPPVAVCEQTGSALQGWQLKGIIGNDAARHAWLVAPDMGWIRLVPAQMLLAGRWQVQAIERRQIALGPATVEAACAPAPAGVVLALGK from the coding sequence ATGATTAATCGCCTTGGGTTAGGGTTGCTGATGGCGCTCTGGGCATGGCCTGCGGTTGCCGCAAATGTGCGCAACCCGTTCCAACCGCCGCCGGTGGCAGTGTGTGAGCAAACCGGTAGCGCCCTGCAAGGTTGGCAATTAAAAGGGATTATCGGCAATGATGCCGCGCGCCATGCCTGGCTCGTGGCGCCCGATATGGGCTGGATCCGCCTGGTGCCGGCACAAATGCTGTTAGCCGGTCGCTGGCAGGTGCAGGCGATCGAACGGCGCCAGATCGCGCTGGGCCCTGCTACGGTAGAGGCCGCCTGCGCGCCTGCACCTGCCGGCGTGGTTTTGGCGCTGGGCAAATAA